The region ATGTAATTCGATTACGTCGTTTGATTCATTACAAAATTGCACAAAACTTTCACACCCTTTGGTCTGGAATAAAACAAAGGCTGTTATAGGCTTGTTTATTTTTCCAGGTCTAACTATAGCCCTATAATGATCAATGATCCCCTTTTCTTCCATTCTTCGAACTCTTTCAGTAACTGCTGGTTGAGATAATGCTACCTCTTTTCCCAGTTCCGTCATCGAAATTCGACCTTTCTCCTGTAGAACTAGGAGAATTTGTTTATCTAAGTTATCCATATATAAGACCACCTTTATTTTATAAGTGAAATATATAAAAATAAATGAATTTAAAAGCACCTGACCAATATTAACTTTAGTGTTCTATATATTTACTTACTTTCATTATATAAAATTATACAAGAAGTTAATACCATTATAAAGGAGTTATGAACATGGAAAAAAATGATCTATTAAATCAAATTAAAATCATTAATTGGAACCTTAGAACAAAAATTGTTATGGCTCCAATGACACGTAGTTTTGCTAACAATACTTCTGGCATTGTTGGTGAGGATATCGTTGCTTACTACCGAAGACGCGCCAAAGATGGTGTAGGTCTTATAATAACAGAGGGTATTAATCCCACTCTTAGGGGCAAAGGAACATTGGGTGTGCCAGGGTTGTATACAGAAGACCAAGTAAATGCTTGGAGAAAGGTAACTGGTGCTGTTCATGAGGAAGGAGGAAAAATTGTTGCGCAGCTCTGGCATGTGGGAAGATTAACACACCACGACCTGACTGGGGGATTCGCTCCTCAAGCACCCTCAGTTGTAAAAGCAGATGGTCTTGTCCATCGATTACGTAAGCCTTACGAAACTCCTGAAGAAATGTCTTTGAATGATATAAAAAAAGTGATTCAAGATT is a window of Bacillus sp. SM2101 DNA encoding:
- a CDS encoding Lrp/AsnC family transcriptional regulator — protein: MDNLDKQILLVLQEKGRISMTELGKEVALSQPAVTERVRRMEEKGIIDHYRAIVRPGKINKPITAFVLFQTKGCESFVQFCNESNDVIELHRISGQYNFLVKVVTETLQALEVAINEMGTFGDSTTLIVLSSPIENDKLIPLIKN